acttacTACTACTTAGTCTAGTATTTTATAAGACCATCACATGTTTGATTGTTGATATCCTATGACAACCAAACATCTCTGAAAAGTCGAAACAGAATAACAGAACCCCTTTACAATGATGCGTTTTCCAGCTAATCCAAGATCGTTTTTATAGAGTTAGAGCCAAAACATATTCTCAGCCAATAAGGGATCACTTTCAGAAACATCCAGATCCTAAACCACGTTCCTTATAATAAGAATAATTTTatacaaatgaaataataaGCATTATATTCAATAACCAAGAGAGAAATTAGGAATCTAGGTGGCTGTATTCCATTAATGTCATATTGCACCTTGCCATCCTTACAACAACAACCGATCATGTTTTGGGTAGTTTGGGGTTTATGTCTCCAATCCAATTCAATGGAAGTTAATGGAAACCCGTTAActcacaattttaaaaaaatacactaaAATAAAATCGACAGCAATCTCATCCACAAACAGCATCAGCATTACTTTAATCTACTGAATGCAAAGAAAGAGTCCAACGATGTGGTCAGGTTTGCTGGGTGATGTCCCAACAACGCCTTTTCCCCTGTTCTGcccacaacaaaacacaaagttggCTCTACCTTGTAATCAGAGACATTACCATACCCGAGAACAAGTTTGCGAGGATACCTTATTTTTATTCACAAATAATGCTGAAATTGACCAAAACTATTAATCTGGAGGCTGAATGAACGAAGGGATGGGGGAAGTCTGGGCCAGCCGTAGTACCCGGAAGTTCCAGGATGACctgagaggagggaaggagaacagaggaggggaaaacacaGACTGGAGAGAGGGAGCCTGTAACACCCCCTCAAGAAAAAGAGCACTTGTTCTTTATAAAGTTAACAGAGGGGATCCAAcatcctaaataaataaatggttaGATGAATATGAGAAAAAAGAATGTAGAAAACATTGTGTAAATATGTAGATAAGGGGACAATGCAAGCGGAAAATAAATACCTaactagataaataaatgaataacttGACATGTTCCCTCTGTGTGAATTATAATAGCCAATGTTAGAGCAACTTAAAATACATCTCAACATTCTAAAGTTGCAACTAATCCCTGATGATCCCTGTTCCCAGGATGATTCTCCACATTACCACAGCAGGCACTCTCTGATCGGCATCCCCCACAATGAGCACCGTGCTGCCATGAGCCAGGCAGCTGTTGGCCCACAGGTAGAATAAATGGACCCGACAGCCAACTGCTGCAAacattgaaaaaactgcaactgCAGCTGCCAGAACTTTCATATCacaatgttgttgtgtttgtatgtaaTCTAGCTTCCTGGGGGGCTGTTTATAATAGGGAAGCCAAATAACTACCACCTGAGCGACGCCCTGCCCAGGCTGCCTTCCTACGAGAGCGTCCGCAAGAAAGACCGGCAGAGGCAGATCCACACTATGATCTCACAGCGGTTCGGCCTCAGTGGCTGCAGCGATGAGGTGAGCAGACAGAACGCTTCACCATTCAGGGGTTCCGAGGTGGTTTACAGAGCAACATGTGGAAAACTTCTACAGCGCTCCATTTTGACAAGAAAATGGGTTCAAAGAAATAGTTCATCTTATTTATTTCAAagagtgagatgagaagatTAATACCACCATCATCTGACTGTAGCTATGAGCCTGCCATTGGCCGACTATTTCAGCCCGCATTGTCCGCCCTTCTGTTATCTGCGTTTCAAAGTCCCCGTCTGTATAGGAAACTACATCAACAACCTCTGCAACCTACGTGTTCTAAATGGCAAGACAACATTTTGCAGGGGCGCCATCGCTGCATCCCAGACTTTGACAATTGCAGATGttataaatacagaaatatagaGTGTTTATTCCCCCTATATGGAATATGGGATATGGATCTGGAGCCAGGGGGGGATTCACCTAGCTGAGCAAAAGACTGCAAATAGGCAGGAAACAGCCGGACTGGCTCTCCTCAGAGTTCAAGAATATGCCAGGCAGCACTTCAAATCGAGCTAATTAACATATTGTATCTCATCTGTTTAGTGTGtatgaacagaaatgtaaaaatgacaaGTGGTAACTTTCCAGGAAGGTACAACACAGGTTTCTAGATCCCTGGACAGAAAAGATGGtaccaaacctggcaaccttACCGTGAACACCAGATGTTTTGCTGTGCTTGGCAGCTCTCGTATACGAGTACATAGGCCTAGTTCTAGGAGGTTGTCTCATGTAACTCCGCCAAAACCACATTGTCATGTTACATCACATCCACTCTCCAGCTCTGTAGCTGAGCCAGAGATTTTCACTACAATCAAAGACAATATGAACTACTTCTGTGAACTGACTCACTTCAGCCTGTACAGCTGAGTCCGTTTCATCCAcgtttgttgacatttttttgtacGCACTTTTCAAGGGTGTAGCTAGCTATTTATCTATGAAGATGAAGTCCAAATTCTTAAGCACACCTACACAGCTCTGGTTGGTTTATTGTTCCTCCAAATAGTAGAAACATCCATCAGTGAGCATTTGGCAGATGTATTTGATTTGCTGAACAACTAGGCTATGAGATGTTGGCGTTATTCCAGGAAGGCtgacatttcccacaatgccaTGAGCTAAGATATACCCTCCCACGCCTCCATAGCCATTGCacaactgttttcacaggctAGATAGAGGCCGCCATGACGGGTAAACTGATCTTTAAGTCTAAATCTGTGGTGTTCCCCAACAATACATCTTTGATTTGTCATGTAAGATTTCCCTTTTGTCACGTTTCACTCCAGCCTCCACCAACATATGAAGAAACACTTCGCCAGTCGCTTGATATTTCACCCGTACACGTGCACTCTCTGGATGTTCACCTGTCAGTCTAC
Above is a genomic segment from Sparus aurata chromosome 20, fSpaAur1.1, whole genome shotgun sequence containing:
- the LOC115570724 gene encoding uncharacterized protein LOC115570724 isoform X2 codes for the protein MSPELLTVIVASVSCVAFCVVILMMVVVFYRKDPLCCRFRPYTTENYTDDSPHYHSRHSLIGIPHNEHRAAMSQAAVGPQLPGGLFIIGKPNNYHLSDALPRLPSYESVRKKDRQRQIHTMISQRFGLSGCSDEPPPTYEETLRQSLDISPVHVHSLDVHLSVYTQDHSSYLSEEDTHNPNQPSTSLQGPSSSRCPAQSSRFLSI